The genomic window CCCTAAGGCTGGAAAGTTTGGAGACCCCTGCTATAAAGTCTTCCTTGATGGACAATCTTATACAAaatgaagtttttaatttgaactaCTACTTCCAGAAGATTAGTGCAGTAATCCAATATACAAATTCTTCAGGTTTATAAGAATAGTATACATTACAACATTACAGGATAAAACAGGCCTAACTGGTGCAATGGCTCGAAATAGAGCTGGTATGCCATCTAGTGAGAGTACTTCTAGTGCAATTGCTAACTTTGTGACGAGTCAGGCCACGGAGGAAGTTGAAGAATTGCCAGATGACTATCACACCAGGGAGGTTAACTTAAAGATGAGTaagttatttctattttttttcagaataaGCTAGGGTAAAAGTAGGACAGTAAATATTTCCTGTGTGTTGTTGGGGTTGATAGCAATTTAggataaaattagaaaaaagagAGAATATTTCTTGTATGTTGGGATCAGTACACctagtatttaaatatgtatatcctATTCAAACAGAgacatattattttgtagttGTCCTTTTTATATAGCAAGGAAGAAAAATCCTTTCCATCAATTTGGAGCCGCCCCAGAGTTGCCTATCTAATTTTTAATGGTTTCAGTAACAACAATGCCACAACGTTTAGCGTCGCCAGAGTGGCAAGCACAACAAGTATCTCGTTTACAGCCAATTGCTCGTCCTCTCAGTGTGAAAAGAAGTCAGCGTTGCAGGCAGTGTGACCACAACCTTACTAAGCCTGAATATAATCCTGGCtctattaagtttaaaattgagTTGCTTGctttgtaagtatttttggatatatgtattacatttGTTATTTGATGGATGTGCAGCTTTCTGTAGgtgaaaattacaaaaaagttgAAGAGTATTACCAAAATTTTTGGTTCTAGTTACCATGTTCCAGAAGTGAAGATTATTTCATATGAGACTATAATGCCCGGAGTTACATCAGCATTGCTTCTGAAGCTGACAAATCCGACAGCTCATGAAATGCAAATACAACTCATACAACCAAATGAAGTGCCCGAAATTGAAGAGAAAGAAGAACCCAAGAATATTGAGAAGTCATTGGAGAAATCACTTAACTTAGAAAAGGTTTGTCCCTTATAATGCAAAAGTGGTTCAAAATTGCTAAGCTTTTAACAATTCTACTTGTTGtaagaaaaaattacactatgGACTACataccattccctctcgcctaagagaggaggcctttggCCATTAGTGGGTCATATACTACGTGTAATTCAGTaagctgaaaatctcgaagattattaaaattaaactgagtagtatatggtatagttacgccactggatGTTGCATACTTGTCCATAGTGTAACCATTTTATGGCGGTAAATTTAGAATACGATTTGATTGTGATGTTGATTAAAGAGAGAAGGAAAGAATGagactttaaaatattggcGTTAATGTCTATTCAAAAATCCTTGTTCATTTCTTGAGTTGGCCTTGACAAGcctaatgtttttttacaggACATGTCTTGGAAGTCAGTTGTGGAACGCAAGCCAACTTTGCCCTCTGCAATAAAAGTGAATAACCCAGAGCTAACCTTCACCCTTGCTCAAAGAGATGATGCTGCTGAGTACGATGATGATTCGCACCATGACACCAATGAGTAAGTATGGATTAGTTCTTTTCTTGCAAAATTTGGAAAATATGTACTtcaattagaaatatataaaaagtcaATGGTTTTCCAAAATAtggtaaaagaaataaaatttaataatctatttattaatgtgGCTTAGTGTCCATTGAAATTAGAACTGGTCTTGGTTCTCAGACAGAAAAGTTAGCCAAAATTTACCAATAAACTGAAACAGAATTGGTTTATTTAGATTAGTTTTTATAGCTATTTAGGGTTCAAACACATAATATGcaagaatataaattatttaggaTATCTTTCCTATCTATgcaacatatatacatatatactttaaCTAATTTCAGCATAATACTCTGGAGGAAATCCAACAAGCTAGCACTTCGTCTGCAACTTACAACAGATGAAAATGCCATCGCGGGTCTTCCGGCAGTGGCTGTGATTGCTTTACAATACACATATCGAAACACAGTACCACCCACTTCCACTCAGCCCAGAGACCACACCCTCTACACCACAGTCACCATAGATCTTGGAATTGTTtctcaataataaaaacactttaacataatgttttataatataaagtaaagaaaatatattctacATGATAATATAGTATGTTAAGGtc from Pieris napi chromosome 3, ilPieNapi1.2, whole genome shotgun sequence includes these protein-coding regions:
- the LOC125063183 gene encoding dynactin subunit 4, whose amino-acid sequence is MAYLVQPDYVKYVCSCGQMKPITNLYFCRHCLKIRCGFCICHEVDSHYCANCLENMPSSEARLKKNRCSSCFDCPSCFHTLSTRATMVQPRQDPASGDAKVENKQPKKMYYLSCFNCRWTSRDVGIPDQPVASGGWPERINPFANRFAQLMEYYKAIAQQEKQEKLDKERKKFAIRGNYITLTDKTGLTGAMARNRAGMPSSESTSSAIANFVTSQATEEVEELPDDYHTREVNLKMITTMPQRLASPEWQAQQVSRLQPIARPLSVKRSQRCRQCDHNLTKPEYNPGSIKFKIELLAFYHVPEVKIISYETIMPGVTSALLLKLTNPTAHEMQIQLIQPNEVPEIEEKEEPKNIEKSLEKSLNLEKDMSWKSVVERKPTLPSAIKVNNPELTFTLAQRDDAAEYDDDSHHDTNDIILWRKSNKLALRLQLTTDENAIAGLPAVAVIALQYTYRNTVPPTSTQPRDHTLYTTVTIDLGIVSQ